One genomic window of Scylla paramamosain isolate STU-SP2022 chromosome 48, ASM3559412v1, whole genome shotgun sequence includes the following:
- the LOC135095167 gene encoding uncharacterized protein LOC135095167, translating into MVMSAFGSCEESVANRQRAVACERCMAWFHVACVGMKEANMKALGFELLVFLCRECLSKSLNEWRNQDEEKEKEERVEQSTQTENLMKEAEAQTTKTEERKDQQEVVEVARTDRRPRKKRMVVKKAPVRVIGDSMVRKTPDFVRREIECTSMGGAKIQDIKRKVKEEVQEMEERSLLVVQGGGNNLVEAGAEDTVKEVIEAVRAAEEKKMCVAVVGVLRRPREGVQYEKVRRETNRKICMELMKIKMEWMAEKKGNVSFLDMDGILDQDKFFGRDGVHLNHNGNERLGRRLAEWMRARQVCCVDDA; encoded by the coding sequence GTTCATGCGAGGAGAGTGTGGCGAACAGGCAAAGGGCTGTGGCATGCGAGAGATGCATGGCCTGGTTCCATGTAGCCTGTGTGGGCATGAAGGAGGCCAACATGAAGGCGCTGGGGTTCGAGCTTCTGGTGTTCCTCTGCAGGGAATGCCTGAGCAAGAGCCTCAATGAATGGAGGAaccaggatgaagaaaaagaaaaagaagagagagtggagcagagcacccagacagaaaacctgatgaaagaggcagaagcacagacgacgaagactgaagagagaaaagaccagcaagaagtggtggaagtggccagaacagacagacgcccaaggaagaagagaatggtagtcaagaaagccccagtacgtgtcattggagacagcatggtaaggaagactcctgactttgtgagaagggaaattgagtgcaccagcatgggaggtgctaagatccaagacatcaagaggaaagtcaaggaagaagtgcaagaaatggaagagagaagcctgctagttgtccaaggaggaggcaacaacttagtagaggcaggtgctgaagacacagtaaaggaagtgatagaagcagtgagggcagcagaagaaaagaagatgtgtgtggctgtggtgggggtcctgcggcgcccacgggaaggagtgcagtatgagaaggttagaagagaaacgaaccgcaagatatgcatggaactcatgaagatcaagatggaatggatggcagagaagaagggcaacgtgagcttcctggacatggatgggatccttgaccaggacaaattcttcgggagagacggggtccacctcaaccacaacgggaatgagaggctaggacgtcgactggctgagtggatgagggcgaggcaggtgtgttgtgtggacgatgcatga